One Chanodichthys erythropterus isolate Z2021 chromosome 22, ASM2448905v1, whole genome shotgun sequence DNA window includes the following coding sequences:
- the ddx10 gene encoding probable ATP-dependent RNA helicase DDX10, protein MRVKKNKEKKKITDDPVRDFEKWKKKYDKTKTRVKRAQKPTNKKRGWEAERENIQKLVDRYSQINAKEVVKFSDFPLSRNTVKGLLDCRYRQPTEIQRQTIGFALQGKDVLGAAKTGSGKTLAFLIPVLECLYREQWTAMDGLGALIISPTRELAYQTFEVLRKVGRKHEFSAGLVIGGKDLKDESEKIHRTNIIICTPGRLLQHMDENATFHASNLHMLVLDEADRILDMGFADTLNAIVENLPKTRQTLLFSATQTRSVKDLARLSLKNPEYVWVHEQAKFSTPATLEQNYVVCELHQKVNMLFSFLRSHLQKKIIVFFACCKEVQYLFRVFCRLRPGISVLALHGKQQQMKRVEVYNDFVRKSSAVLFATDIAARGLDFPAVNWVLQFDCPEDANTYIHRVGRTARYKEGGEALLVLLPSEEKGMIEQLQEKKVPINKIQVNPEKLVSVQEKLEAFLAQEIDQKERAKRCFMSYLRSVYLMKNRDVFDVFQLKLPEYAMSLGLAVAPRVRFLIKAQQQKSEAAQDDSGTAEHEPEDELESFKAKLKGRQPESQSSQSEEEDDEEEEGNDGDDNDDEEKETLKPAALLCGFNEEDDDNLDLLTVKRKDVFNISEESEDDEGTDANAKNKKLKETKIKGAKKIVKRNLKVNTKKVFTEEGEEVQQWPPLQRTMVPDEEDDEEVSGINVEAAKERLRKEDQAFDKIEYRRKIQEKHREKRLKEKAARREANQKQKEEKNKPAAAADSDEDEDDDDEEEAVAYLSGAEDFDPSTLPDPDKVRDSESSSEEDGDSSDHGGKKRSFRSDSSEDDDSDDEVQQTQVGRKKPRKESTVTPLDTGLSLAEDEELVLHLLGNRS, encoded by the exons ATGCGggttaaaaagaacaaagagaagaaaaagaTAACCGATGACCCTGTAAGGGATTTTGAGAAATGGAAAAAGAAGTACGATAAAACGAAAACCCGGGTCAAACGAGCTCAAAAGCCCACTAATAAGAAACGCGGCTGGGAGGCGGAGAGAGAAAACATACAGAAACTGGTGGATAGATACTCGCAG ATCAATGCCAAAGAGGTTGTGAAGTTCTCTGATTTTCCACTTTCAAGAAATACTGTAAAAG GTCTTCTTGACTGTCGGTACCGGCAGCCCACAGAGATTCAGAGGCAGACTATTGGCTTTGCTTTGCAAGGTAAAGATGTTCTTGGTGCTGCAAAGACGGGCTCTGGAAAGACTTTGGCCTTCCTCATCCCG GTTTTGGAGTGCTTGTATCGTGAACAGTGGACTGCGATGGACGGCCTCGGCGCTCTCATCATCTCTCCCACTCGAGAGCTGGCCTATCAGACCTTTGAGGTGTTGAGGAAGGTCGGCAGGAAGCATGAATTTTCTGCCGGCCTTGTAATTGGTGGAAAG GATCTGAAAGATGAATCGGAGAAGATCCATCGTACAAATATCATTATCTGCACCCCAGGACGTCTGCTGCAGCACATGGACGAGAATGCCACATTTCATGCTTCAAATCTGCACATGCTTG TACTTGATGAAGCCGACAGGATTCTAGACATGGGTTTTGCTGACACACTCAATGCCATTGTTGAAAACCTCCCGAAAACACGACAGACCCTTCTCTTCTCCGCCACTCAGACCAGGTCTGTCAAAGATCTGGCCAGACTGAGCCTGAAGAACCCAGAGTATGTGTGGGTCCATGAGCAGGCCAAGTTCAG cACTCCTGCAACTCTGGAACAGAACTATGTGGTGTGTGAGCTGCACCAGAAAGTCAACATGCTCTTCTCATTTTTGAGGAGTCACCTTCAGAAGAAGATCATAGTCTTCTTTGCCTGCTGCAAAGAG GTTCAGTATCTTTTCCGGGTCTTCTGCCGGTTGCGTCCTGGTATCTCCGTTCTTGCTTTGCATGGGAAACAGCAGCAGATGAAGAGGGTGGAAGTTTACAATGACTTTGTCCGCAAGAGCTCTGCAGTACTATTTGCCACAGATATCGCTGCCAGAGGACTTG ACTTCCCTGCAGTGAACTGGGTGCTGCAGTTCGACTGTCCTGAAGATGCGAACACATACATTCACAGAGTTGGCAGAACAGCCAG ATATAAGGAGGGAGGTGAAGCGCTTCTGGTATTGTTGCCCTCGGAGGAAAAGGGCATGATTGAACAGCTTCAAGAGAAAAAAGTTCCCATTAACAAAATCCA GGTGAATCCAGAGAAGTTGGTGTCGGTTCAGGAGAAGCTGGAGGCCTTTCTGGCACAGGAGATAGACCAGAAGGAGCGGGCAAAGAGG TGTTTCATGTCCTACCTCCGCTCAGTCTATCTGATGAAGAACAGAGATGTCTTTGATGTTTTCCAGCTCAAACTCCCAGAATATGCCAT GTCACTGGGTTTGGCAGTGGCGCCACGGGTCCGGTTCCTCATTAAGGCCCAGCAGCAAAAGAGTGAAGCGGCGCAGGATGACAGCGGTACTGCAGAACACGAACCTGAAGATGAGCTGGAGAGTTTCAAAGCCAAGCTCAAAGGACGGCAACCTGAGTCTCAGTCCTCACAGTCTGAGGAAGAAGATGACGAAGAGGAGGAGGGGAATGATggtgatgataatgatgatgaagAGAAGGAGACATTAAAGCCTGCAGCTCTGCTATGTGGCTTTAATGAAGAGGACGACGACAATCTGGACCTTCTGACTGTCAAACGTAAAGATGTGTTCAATATCAGTGAAGAGAGCGAAGACGATGAG GGTACAGATGCTAATGCCAAGAATAAGAAACTAAAAGAGACCAAAATCAAAGGTGCAAAGAAAATAGTGAAAAGAAACTTAAAGGTCAACACTAAGAAGGTCTTCACTGAGGAGGGAGAG GAGGTGCAGCAGTGGCCTCCACTGCAGAGGACAATGGTACCAGATGAAGAGGACGACGAAGAGGTGTCTGGCATTAACGTGGAAGCAGCCAAAGAGCGACTCCGCAAAGAAGACCAGGCATTTGACAAGATCGAGTACCGTCGTAAAATCCAGGAGAAACACAGG GAGAAAAGACTGAAAGAGAAAGCAGCTCGGAGGGAAGCGAACCAAAAGCAGAAAGAG GAGAAAAACAaacctgctgctgctgctgatagtgatgaagatgaggatgatgatgatgaggaggagGCGGTAGCGTATCTGTCAGGTGCTGAAGATTTTGACCCCAGCACCCTTCCTGACCCTGACAAAGTGCGCGACTCTGAGTCCTCCTCCGAGGAAGATGG CGATTCATCAGATCACGGAGGCAAGAAGAGAAGCTTCAGAAGCGACAGCAGTGAGGATGATGATAGTGATGATGAAGTACAGCAGACACAGGTGGGCAGGAAGAAGCCCAGGAAGGAGTCCACAGTAACTCCTCTGGACACTGGCCTCTCGCTGGCCGAAGACGAGGAGCTTGTGTTGCATTTATTGGGCAATCGCAGCTAG